One part of the Arabidopsis thaliana chromosome 4, partial sequence genome encodes these proteins:
- a CDS encoding basic helix loop helix (bHLH) DNA-binding superfamily protein: MSTREGASQNRTAPDLKPIETCRKLLKSREFLSVRYIIQVNQLLKSKRHDDDDQFEQVEAICDLLIAAENRLPNGLKDYYGMIRANRFGPVLLEDFEKLTKLLDKKHNYFPFSQEAADKASLAWSLLSKPPIKAHYDLAISAFFGECSKVKRKIFIPKKQIEVVVISDDDDEEEYGHKIISMARTARGCRS; this comes from the coding sequence ATGTCGACCAGAGAAGGTGCTTCGCAGAACCGCACAGCACCCGACTTAAAACCGATCGAAACGTGCCGTAAACTCCTCAAATCACGTGAGTTTCTCAGCGTTCGGTATATCATTCAAGTGAATCAGCTGCTAAAAAGTAAACggcatgatgatgatgatcagtTTGAGCAAGTGGAAGCCATCTGCGACCTTCTCATCGCCGCAGAAAACCGGCTTCCAAACGGTTTAAAGGATTATTACGGCATGATTCGGGCGAACCGATTCGGACCAGTTTTATTGGAGGACTTCGAGAAATTGACGAAACTTCTTGATAAGAAGCATAACTATTTCCCATTTAGCCAAGAAGCTGCTGATAAAGCCTCGCTAGCTTGGTCTCTGCTGTCTAAGCCACCCATCAAAGCCCATTACGATCTTGCTATCTCCGCATTTTTCGGAGAGTGTAGCAAAGTAAAACGAAAGATCTTTATCCCCAAGAAACAAATTGAGGTAGTGGTTATTTCCGATGACGACGACGAGGAGGAGTACGGCCATAAGATTATTTCAATGGCTCGAACTGCGAGAGGGTGTCGTAGTTAA
- a CDS encoding transcription factor bHLH131-like protein (basic helix-loop-helix (bHLH) DNA-binding superfamily protein; FUNCTIONS IN: DNA binding, sequence-specific DNA binding transcription factor activity; INVOLVED IN: regulation of transcription; LOCATED IN: mitochondrion; EXPRESSED IN: 19 plant structures; EXPRESSED DURING: 11 growth stages; CONTAINS InterPro DOMAIN/s: Helix-loop-helix DNA-binding domain (InterPro:IPR001092), Helix-loop-helix DNA-binding (InterPro:IPR011598); BEST Arabidopsis thaliana protein match is: unknown protein (TAIR:AT4G11940.1); Has 194780 Blast hits to 83936 proteins in 3334 species: Archae - 2743; Bacteria - 33979; Metazoa - 84944; Fungi - 15379; Plants - 11807; Viruses - 735; Other Eukaryotes - 45193 (source: NCBI BLink).), translated as MVLLHHVSLSHYQNSSSLFSSSSESILCLFLVLCVMQLEQGMRPISRCYNPTAYSTTMGRSFFAGAATSSKLFSRGFSVTKPKSKTESKEVAAKKHSDAERRRRLRINSQFATLRTILPNLVKQDKASVLGETVRYFNELKKMVQDIPTTPSLEDNLRLDHCNNNRDLARVVFSCSDREGLMSEVAESMKAVKAKAVRAEIMTVGGRTKCALFVQGVNGNEGLVKLKKSLKLVVNGKSSSEAKNNNNGGSLLIQQQ; from the exons ATGGTTTTACTTCACCATGTAAGTCTCTCTCATTATCAAAATtcatcttctctgttttcttcctcctctgaATCAAtcctttgtttatttcttgtGTTGTGTGTGATGCAGTTAGAGCAAGGGATGCGTCCGATTTCACGATGTTACAATCCAACCGCGTATTCGACAACAATGGGAAGAAGTTTCTTCGCAGGTGCAGCCACAAGCAGCAAGCTATTCTCCAGAGGTTTCTCAGTCACAAAGCCAAAATCTAAAACCGAATCTAAAGAAGTTGCTGCAAAGAAACATAGTGACGCAGAGAGAAGGAGACGGCTTCGGATTAATTCCCAGTTTGCAACTCTCCGCACCATTCTTCCAAACTTAGTCAAA CAAGATAAAGCATCTGTGCTTGGAGAGACTGTCAGGTACTTCAATGAATTGAAAAAGATGGTTCAAGACATACCAACCACACCATCTTTAGAAGACAACTTGAGATTGGACCACTGTAATAACAACAGAGACTTGGCAAGAGTCGTGTTCAGTTGTAGCGACAGAGAAGGGCTAATGTCGGAGGTTGCAGAGTCAATGAAAGCAGTGAAAGCAAAGGCGGTGAGAGCTGAGATCATGACAGTAGGTGGAAGAACCAAGTGTGCCTTGTTTGTTCAAGGTGTCAATGGGAATGAAGGATTGGTGAAGCTCAAGAAATCGTTGAAACTTGTAGTGAATGGTAAATCATCATCAGAGGcgaaaaacaacaacaatggaggaTCGTTGTTAATTCAGCAGCAATGa
- a CDS encoding ribosomal protein S5 domain protein (Ribosomal protein S5 domain 2-like superfamily protein; CONTAINS InterPro DOMAIN/s: Uncharacterised protein family UPF0029, Impact, N-terminal (InterPro:IPR001498), Ribosomal protein S5 domain 2-type fold (InterPro:IPR020568); Has 30201 Blast hits to 17322 proteins in 780 species: Archae - 12; Bacteria - 1396; Metazoa - 17338; Fungi - 3422; Plants - 5037; Viruses - 0; Other Eukaryotes - 2996 (source: NCBI BLink).) translates to MWVGVPVAAAVTTVGGRRIPVLVAASGKRSMASNSGSFTTLKETVSVEKEIKKSKFIAIAGPISSEQSAQMFLSQVRDPRASHNCWAYKIGDHHHRCSDDGEPSGTAGKPIQSAILSSGLDRVMVVVIRYFGGIKLGTGGLVRAYGGVTSDCLKTAPSCLVKSKVQMGVEVTFDLLGVLYNQLQSCHAEDIKEDYDTGKDGTAMVSFKVEFDLVDKLEDAIKSNCRRDLVFYKT, encoded by the exons ATGTGGGTGGGCGTACCGGTAGCAGCAGCAGTAACCACCGTCGGCGGCCGCAGAATACCGGTGTTAGTGGCTGCATCAGGCAAGAGGTCGATGGCTTCGAATTCGGGTTCATTCACGACACTAAAAGAAACCGTATCCgtggagaaagagataaagaagagcAAGTTCATCGCAATCGCTGGACCAATCTCCTCCGAGCAATCAGCTCAAATGTTCCTCTCTCAGGTCCGTGATCCTCGCGCTTCTCACAATTGCTGGGCTTATAAGATCGGTGATCATCACCATCGATGTAGCGATGATGGTGAGCCATCTGGCACAGCAGGGAAGCCGATTCAGTCTGCTATTCTCTCTTCTGGATTAGACAGAGTTATGGTTGTTGTCATTAG gtATTTTGGGGGAATCAAACTTGGAACTGGAGGTCTTGTTAGAGCATATGGTGGTGTTACATCTGATTGCTTGAAAACTGCTCCTTCTTGTCTGGTCAAGTCCAAA GTTCAAATGGGAGTTGAGGTCACATTTGATCTTTTAGGTGTTCTTTACAATCAG CTGCAATCGTGTCACGCTGAAGACATCAAGGAAGACTATGATACTGGTAAAGATGGTACTGCAATGGTTTCTTTCAAGGTTGAGTTTGACCTTGTTGATAAATTAGAGGATGCTATCAAATCAAACTGTAGACGAGACCTTGTCTTTTACAAAACTTAG
- a CDS encoding uncharacterized protein (unknown protein; BEST Arabidopsis thaliana protein match is: unknown protein (TAIR:AT5G65480.1); Has 35333 Blast hits to 34131 proteins in 2444 species: Archae - 798; Bacteria - 22429; Metazoa - 974; Fungi - 991; Plants - 531; Viruses - 0; Other Eukaryotes - 9610 (source: NCBI BLink).), whose translation MMKRPIPSWPWWLLGSRKEKETEALKFPTKIARVNKRKELELESFGSSGSESVDVVAGDGPEWSVGWTEPHGPDFQSDDEGNDGGFLVLVPCYRAVVEGSSNNNNQLLSAVKNLPNGLPPDGKNYMEQWLSSLQKL comes from the exons ATGATGAAGAGACCGATCCCAAGTTGGCCATGGTGGTTATTAGGAagtagaaaagagaaagaaactgaaGCTCTTAAGTTTCCTACAAAGATAGCTCGAGTAAATAAGAGGAAAGAGCTTGAACTTGAGAGCTTTGGTTCGTCTGGCTCTGAATCTGTAGATGTTGTTGCTGGTGATGGACCTGAATGGTCTGTTGGATGGACTGAGCCACATGGACCTGATTTccaaagtgatgatgaaggaaaTGATGGTGGCTTCTTAGTGTTGGTTCCTTGTTATAGAGCTGTTGTTGAAGGCtctagtaataataataaccaGCTCTTGAGTGCTGTCAAGAATCTCCCCAATGGTTTGCCTCCTG ATGGGAAGAATTACATGGAGCAATGGCTTTCATCTCTGCAAAAACTTTGA
- a CDS encoding hydroxyproline-rich glycoprotein family protein (hydroxyproline-rich glycoprotein family protein; FUNCTIONS IN: molecular_function unknown; INVOLVED IN: biological_process unknown; LOCATED IN: endomembrane system; EXPRESSED IN: embryo, hypocotyl, root; EXPRESSED DURING: C globular stage; BEST Arabidopsis thaliana protein match is: hydroxyproline-rich glycoprotein family protein (TAIR:AT2G22510.1); Has 4732 Blast hits to 2740 proteins in 428 species: Archae - 22; Bacteria - 604; Metazoa - 1100; Fungi - 265; Plants - 1375; Viruses - 486; Other Eukaryotes - 880 (source: NCBI BLink).) → MAPLKNSFVTSLVIALTFTSFFTSLSAHRHLLQSTPVTQPPALTFPPLPKTTMPPVPSLPTPGQQTLPQPQPTLPQPTGLPPMPSTQIPSLPNQVQPTIPNIPQINFPSNFPFNFPFNIPFLTPPPSK, encoded by the coding sequence ATGGCTCCTCTCAAGAACTCCTTTGTAACATCTCTGGTCATTGCACTAACATTCACAAGCTTCTTCACCAGCCTATCCGCTCATCGTCACCTTCTCCAATCAACACCAGTGACTCAGCCTCCAGCTTTAACATTCCCACCTCTGCCCAAAACCACTATGCCACCGGTTCCTTCTCTACCAACTCCAGGACAACAAACGTTGCCACAGCCACAACCAACTCTGCCACAGCCCACTGGGTTGCCACCGATGCCGAGCACACAGATACCATCATTGCCCAACCAGGTGCAGCCCACAATCCCTAACATTCCACAGATCAACTTCCCTAGCAACTTTCCCTTCAACTTTCCTTTCAACATTCCTTTCCTTACTCCACCACCTTCAAAGTAA
- a CDS encoding basic helix loop helix (bHLH) DNA-binding superfamily protein, with protein sequence MEKVYEELDEVKAVNEKLRIDYRNKTELLENLKKVQNEQLIEIREARLVNEKHGFEIEEKSREIAELKRANEELQRCLREKDSVVKRVNDVNDKLRANGEDKYREFEEEKRNMMSGLDEASEKNIDLEQKNNVYRAEIEGLKGLLAVAETKRIEAEKTVKGMKEMRGRDDVVVKMEEEKSQVEEKLKWKKEQFKHLEEAYEKLKNLFKDSKKEWEEEKSKLLDEIYSLQTKLDSVTRISEDLQKKLQMCNGALTQEETRRKHLEIQVSEFKAKYEDAFAECQDARTQLDDLAGKRDWEVAELRQTLSMKDAYFKEMKYENGKLEQENRELLGSLKELQEATIQGSGNSALSKLKNKFRNLENIHKNCSANLRSKEAEWSSQVEKMVEEINDYKLQLQSKEAALKEVELELENCRSSTAKMRLQYEEISIMFLVLSRTVSEAQSRLANAKDKQIKDEKREGNCYSLLMEQLDQKNAALAKAQMEIKEERESVACLLKRIEMLDLFENQNIQMQKEVERFKEMVEESSRFQTQMQEKMKEAENDYEEKLLQVCDALDNTNIDLVAEREKVVSLTRQIESLGTVKEKNLVMEKETQEYKEMLEESEKCRVLLEEQISQLESDSNENIRELCSKVDIAYAKLAEEVEKTASLVRKSESIDLNEEHRQRELDHYKEMLEESTKTQLLLQEKVVDVENDSKRKLADVSEALEIANSELSDKTSEVFQIEFQLWVWKSIAKRLKAELEQNQNLRKRVEASLLEQVGVGEAIKQEKNELVHKLKVISHARSSDSEKKESLMRDKDEMLESLQREVELLEQDSLRRELEDVVLAHMIGERELQNEREICALQQKDQDLCEVKHELEGSLKSVSLLLQQKQNEVNMLRKTWEKLTARQILTAVETESKKMMIIELEGEISSLSQKLETSNESVSCFRQEATKSRAELETKQTELKEVTTQMQEKLRTSEAEKTELVKEVASLSTEKRNLLSFISEMEDGMLKLYDGDTKLMKTLERVTQCCDGFGKENNNGETIGSPRLAMKHEEDVVTEDRSPFRPLNH encoded by the coding sequence atggagaaggTTTATGAAGAGCTTGATGAAGTGAAAGCTGTGAATGAGAAGCTTAGgattgactatagaaacaaaacGGAGCTTCTTGAGAATCTAAAAAAGGTTCAGAACGAACAATTAATAGAGATTCGAGAGGCGAGACTGGTTAACGAGAAGCATGGTTTTGAGATTGAGGAGAAATCTAGAGAAATTGCCGAGTTGAAGCGAGCGAACGAGGAACTACAACGTTGTTTGAGAGAGAAGGATTCTGTTGTCAAGCGTGTGAATGATGTGAATGATAAGCTTAGAGCTAACGGGGAAGATAAGTACCGGGAATTTGAAGAGGAGAAACGAAATATGATGTCTGGTTTGGATGAAGCTAGTGAGAAGAACATTGATCTTGAGCAGAAAAATAATGTCTATAGAGCTGAGATTGAGGGGCTCAAAGGGCTTTTAGCTGTAGCGGAGACGAAAAGGATTGAAGCTGAGAAAACTGTTAAAGGTATGAAGGAAATGAGAGGAAGAGATGATGTAGTGGTTaagatggaggaggagaagagtCAAGTAGAAGAGAAGCTGAAATGGAAGAAGGAGCAGTTTAAGCATCTTGAGGAAGCATATGAGAAGCTTAAGAATCTGTTTAAGGATAGCAAGAAAGAGTGGGaggaagaaaaatcaaagcttttagatgaAATCTACTCTCTTCAGACCAAGCTGGATTCAGTAACTAGAATCTCAGAGGATCTTCAGAAGAAGTTGCAGATGTGTAACGGTGCGTTGACACAGGAAGAGACCAGAAGAAAACATCTTGAAATCCAAGTTTCTGAATTCAAAGCCAAATACGAAGATGCTTTTGCAGAGTGCCAAGACGCAAGAACACAGCTTGATGATTTGGCTGGTAAAAGAGATTGGGAAGTTGCAGAGTTGAGACAGACCTTGAGCATGAAAGATGCATATTTTAAGGAGATGAAGTATGAGAATGGAAAACTAGAACAAGAAAACCGCGAGTTGCTGGGTTCGTTGAAAGAACTCCAGGAAGCTACAATTCAGGGATCAGGAAACTCTGCACTATCAAAGCTGAAAAACAAGTTTCGGAACTTGGAAAACATACACAAGAACTGTTCAGCTAATTTAAGAAGTAAAGAAGCTGAATGGAGCTCTCAAGTGGAGAAGATGGTAGAAGAGATTAATGATTATAAGTTGCAGTTGCAAAGCAAGGAGGCAGCCTTGAAAGAGGTTGAGTTGGAACTTGAAAATTGTCGCTCTTCTACAGCTAAAATGAGACTACAGTATGAAGAGATCTCGATTATGTTTTTAGTGCTAAGTAGAACGGTCTCCGAGGCTCAGTCAAGGCTTGCGAATGCTAAGGATAAGCAAATCAAggatgaaaaaagagaaggaaattgCTATTCTCTATTGATGGAGCAGCTAGATCAAAAGAATGCTGCACTGGCCAAGGCGCAGATGGAGATTAAAGAAGAGCGCGAAAGCGTTGCGTGTTTGCTGAAAAGAATAGAAATGCTGGATCTTTTCGAAAACCAGAATATTCAGATGCAGAAAGAGGTAGAGAGGTTCAAAGAAATGGTTGAGGAATCATCTAGATTCCAAACTCAGATgcaagaaaaaatgaaagaagctGAAAATGATTATGAAGAGAAACTTCTTCAAGTCTGTGATGCATTGGACAACACAAACATAGACCTCGTTGCAGAACGCGAGAAGGTGGTGTCTTTAACAAGGCAGATTGAGTCACTTGGTACTGTCAAAGAGAAGAATTTAGTGATGGAAAAAGAAACTCAGGAGTATAAGGAGATGCTGGAGGAATCAGAAAAGTGTCGGGTGCTTTTAGAGGAGCAGATTTCGCAGCTTGAAAGTGATTCCAACGAGAATATTAGAGAGCTCTGTAGCAAGGTGGACATTGCATATGCCAAGTTGGCAGAAGAGGTTGAGAAGACTGCCTCATTGGTTAGAAAAAGTGAGTCTATTGATCTAAACGAAGAGCATAGGCAACGGGAGCTTGATCATTACAAGGAAATGCTTGAGGAGTCTACCAAAACTCAACTTCTCTTGCAAGAGAAAGTTGTAGATGTGGAAAACGACTCGAAGAGGAAACTTGCTGACGTTTCTGAGGCTCTAGAGATAGCAAATTCTGAATTATCTGATAAAACCTCTGAAGTGTTCCAGATTGAATTCCAATTGTGGGTCTGGAAATCTATTGCTAAAAGGCTAAAAGCTGAACTCGAGCAAAACCAGAACCTGCGGAAAAGAGtagaagcttctcttcttgaaCAGGTTGGAGTTGGAGAAGCCATTAAGCAAGAGAAGAATGAGTTGGTGCATAAGCTAAAGGTTATCAGCCATGCAAGATCGTCTGattcagagaagaaagaatccCTTATGAGGGATAAGGACGAGATGTTGGAAAGTCTACAGAGAGAGGTAGAGTTGTTGGAACAAGACTCACTTAGAAGGGAGCTTGAGGATGTCGTTCTTGCGCATATGATTGGTGAAAGGGAATTGCagaacgagagagagatttgtgcTTTACAACAGAAAGACCAGGACTTATGTGAAGTGAAGCATGAATTGGAGGGTTCATTAAAGTCTGTATCTTTGCTGCTGCAGCAGAAGCAAAACGAGGTTAACATGCTTCGCAAAACATGGGAGAAACTCACTGCTAGGCAAATTCTTACTGCGGTGGAAACAGAATCGAAAAAGATGATGATCATAGAGCTTGAAGGGGAAATCTCTAGTCTCAGCCAGAAACTGGAAACGTCGAATgaatctgtttcttgtttcagaCAAGAAGCAACAAAGTCAAGAGCCGAATTGGAAACTAAGCAGACAGAGTTGAAAGAAGTAACCACACAAATGCAGGAAAAGCTAAGAACTTCAGAAGCAGAGAAGACAGAGTTAGTTAAGGAAGTCGCGAGTTTGTCAACAGAAAAACGaaatcttttgagttttatcaGCGAAATGGAGGATGGAATGTTGAAGCTGTATGATGGAGACACGAAGCTGATGAAAACTTTGGAGAGAGTTACACAATGTTGTGATGGATTTGGTAAAGAGAACAATAATGGTGAAACTATTGGTTCTCCAAGATTGGCAATGAAgcatgaagaagatgttgtaACTGAAGACAGGTCACCATTTAGACCACTTAACCATTAG
- a CDS encoding Xanthine/uracil permease family protein (Xanthine/uracil permease family protein; FUNCTIONS IN: transmembrane transporter activity; INVOLVED IN: transport, transmembrane transport; LOCATED IN: plasma membrane, membrane; EXPRESSED IN: 23 plant structures; EXPRESSED DURING: 13 growth stages; CONTAINS InterPro DOMAIN/s: Xanthine/uracil/vitamin C permease (InterPro:IPR006043); BEST Arabidopsis thaliana protein match is: nucleobase-ascorbate transporter 12 (TAIR:AT2G27810.1); Has 9537 Blast hits to 9467 proteins in 1922 species: Archae - 69; Bacteria - 7876; Metazoa - 365; Fungi - 138; Plants - 431; Viruses - 1; Other Eukaryotes - 657 (source: NCBI BLink).) — protein MDSGSGFDPDTGNNKGNGSGGGNGYGERKFGAFFKRVEPFLPKKDLNPRDLRSWAKKTGFVSDYSGETSTSTRTKFGESSDFDLPKGRDQVVTGSSHKTEIDPILGRNRPEIEHVTGSEPVSREEEERRLNRNEATPETENEGGKINKDLENGFYYPGGGGESSEDGQWPKPILMKFGLRDNPGFVPLIYYGLQHYLSLVGSLVFIPLVIVPAMDGSDKDTASVISTMLLLTGVTTILHCYFGTRLPLVQGSSFVYLAPVLVVINSEEFRNLTEHKFRDTMRELQGAIIVGSLFQCILGFSGLMSLLLRFINPVVVAPTVAAVGLAFFSYGFPQAGTCVEISVPLILLLLIFTLYLRGVSLFGHRLFRIYAVPLSALLIWTYAFFLTVGGAYDYRGCNADIPSSNILIDECKKHVYTMKHCRTDASNAWRTASWVRIPYPFQWGFPNFHMRTSIIMIFVSLVASVDSVGTYHSASMIVNAKRPTRGIVSRGIALEGFCSLLAGIWGSGTGSTTLTENIHTINITKVASRRALVIGAMFLIVLSFLGKLGAILASIPQALAASVLCFIWALTVSLGLSNLRYTQTASFRNITIVGVSLFLGLSIPAYFQQYQPLSSLILPSYYIPFGAASSGPFQTGIEQLDFAMNAVLSLNMVVTFLLAFILDNTVPGSKEERGVYVWTRAEDMQMDPEMRADYSLPRKFAQIFGCRCC, from the exons ATGGATTCCGGGTCGGGTTTCGATCCGGATACTGGTAATAATAAGGGTAATGGAAGTGGTGGTGGTAATGGTTATGGCGAGAGAAAGTTTGGTGCTTTCTTCAAGAGAGTGGAACCCTTTTTACCTAAAAAGGATTTGAATCCGAGAGACTTAAGATCTTGGGCGAAGAAAACTGGTTTTGTATCCGATTACTCTGGTGAAACCAGCACGAGTACTCGAACCAAGTTTGGTGAAAgctctgattttgatttgccAAAAGGTAGAGATCAAGTAGTCACCGGGTCGTCTCACAAAACCGAGATCGACCCGATTTTGGGACGAAATAGACCCGAAATCGAACACGTAACGGGATCTGAGCCTGTgtctagagaagaagaagagaggagacTAAACCGGAATGAGGCAACGCCGGAGACTGAGAATGAAGGCGGGAAAATCAATAAGGATTTGGAAAATGGGTTTTATTATCCAGGAGGTGGTGGAGAATCATCAGAAGATGGACAATGGCCTAAACCAATTTTGATGAAGTTTGGTCTTAGAGATAATCCTGGCTTTG TTCCACTTATCTATTACGGTCTGCAACACTATCTGTCACTTGTTGGTTCACTTGTGTTTATTCCTCTGGTCATTGTACCAGCCATGGATGGTTCCGat AAAGATACAGCCTCAGTGATTTCAACAATGCTGCTTCTTACTGGAGTTACAACTATACTTCACTGTTACTTCGGTACTCGGCTTCCGTTGGTTCAAGGAAGCTCTTTTGTTTACTTGGCCCCGGTTTTGGTTGTCATCAACTCTGAGGAGTTCAGAAACCTCACTGAGCAT AAATTTCGGGACACAATGAGAGAACTACAGGGGGCTATAATTGTTGGTTCATTATTCCAGTGCATATTAGGATTCAGTGGTCTCATGTCTCTCCTTCTTAG ATTTATTAATCCTGTGGTAGTAGCCCCAACCGTAGCTGCAGTAGGATTAGCATTCTTTAGCTATGGATTTCCACAAGCCGGCACTTGTGTTGAGATCAGCGTTCCCTTAATACTTTTGCTTCTCATTTTCACATTG TATCTCCGCGGAGTTTCACTCTTTGGGCATCGCTTATTCCGTATTTACGCG GTGCCACTGAGTGCTCTGCTCATATGGACATATGCATTCTTTTTAACTGTTGGTGGAGCATATGACTACAGAGGCTGCAACGCTGACATACCGAGCTCTAACATATTGATAGATGAATGTAAGAAGCATGTGTATACTATGAAGCATTGCAGAACAGATGCTTCAAATGCTTGGAGAACTGCTTCTTGGGTCAGAATCCCTTATCCATTTCAATGGGGGTTTCCAAATTTTCACATGAGAACTTCTATCATTATGATCTTTGTGTCTTTGGTTGCATCAGTGGACTCG GTTGGAACATATCATTCTGCATCTATGATAGTGAATGCTAAGCGCCCGACACGGGGAATTGTCAGTAGAGGTATTGCATTAGAAGGCTTTTGCAGTTTATTAGCAGGAATCTGGGGTTCGGGTACCGGATCAACCACTTTAACTGAAAATATTCATACGATCAACATCACTAAGGTGGCTAGCAGAAGAGCTTTGGTGATCGGAGCTATGTTCTTAATAGTATTGTCATTTTTAG GAAAATTAGGTGCAATTCTAGCTTCAATACCACAGGCTTTGGCTGCTTCAGTATTATGCTTTATATGGGCACTGACAGTGTCTCTAGGTCTATCGAATCTACGGTATACGCAAACAGCAAGCTTTAGGAACATAACCATAGTTGGAGTCTCATTGTTTCTTGGATTATCCATCCCTGCTTACTTCCAGCAATACCAGCCGCTATCCAGTCTAATACTACCGAGCTATTATATTCCCTTTGGAGCCGCTTCAAGCGGACCATTCCAAACGGGTATCGAGCAA CTTGATTTTGCGATGAACGCAGTGCTATCTTTGAATATGGTTGTAACCTTTCTACTAGCTTTCATACTGGACAACACTGTACCTGGTAGTAAGGAAGAGAGAGGAGTATATGTGTGGACAAGAGCCGAGGACATGCAGATGGACCCTGAGATGCGAGCTGATTACTCATTGCCAAGAAAATTTGCTCAGATTTTTGGTTGCAGATGTTGTTAA
- a CDS encoding uncharacterized protein (unknown protein; BEST Arabidopsis thaliana protein match is: unknown protein (TAIR:AT5G65480.1); Has 63 Blast hits to 63 proteins in 13 species: Archae - 0; Bacteria - 0; Metazoa - 0; Fungi - 0; Plants - 63; Viruses - 0; Other Eukaryotes - 0 (source: NCBI BLink).), with product MMKRPIPSWPWWLLGSRKEKETEALKFPTKIARVNKRKELELESFGSSGSESVDVVAGDGPEWSVGWTEPHGPDFQSDDEGNDGGFLVLVPCYRAVVEGSSNNNNQLLSAVKNLPNGLPPGMNHP from the coding sequence ATGATGAAGAGACCGATCCCAAGTTGGCCATGGTGGTTATTAGGAagtagaaaagagaaagaaactgaaGCTCTTAAGTTTCCTACAAAGATAGCTCGAGTAAATAAGAGGAAAGAGCTTGAACTTGAGAGCTTTGGTTCGTCTGGCTCTGAATCTGTAGATGTTGTTGCTGGTGATGGACCTGAATGGTCTGTTGGATGGACTGAGCCACATGGACCTGATTTccaaagtgatgatgaaggaaaTGATGGTGGCTTCTTAGTGTTGGTTCCTTGTTATAGAGCTGTTGTTGAAGGCtctagtaataataataaccaGCTCTTGAGTGCTGTCAAGAATCTCCCCAATGGTTTGCCTCCTGGTATGAATCACCCCTAA